In the Pirellulaceae bacterium genome, one interval contains:
- a CDS encoding sulfatase: MFDVFNSRRRCILAVWGLFVFAVVIVGAWEPVRAERPNILFAIADDWGWQAGAYGDPVVKTPTFDQLATDGVLFTHAFVSSPSCTPSRAAIVTGQYHWRLKQSANLYGPLQNDFPVYPDLLKQAGYHVGATRKGWGPGQFAAGGRDINPAGKNYKNLKQFLDQRPADVPFCFWFGSQDPHRGYQAGVGKASGIQIDKIELPACFPNSDAVRSDVADYYWEVQRFDREVGELIEQLRDRQLLDNTIIVMTGDHGMPFPRCKGNLYDSGVRVPLVIRCPDRFSPGRRSSDFVSLVDLAPTFLEVAGVPVPPEMTGRSLAGRLLDNAGYQAREFVITGKERHVPGQEGTDSGGTPMRSIREQDYLLIKNFRPDRWPAGTPNHQVAFLSGAWYSDVDNGPTKNYMIDNRNLDDTHQALFNAAFAKRPAMELYDLKKDPDQLRNVAQEAAYADVVQRLEEQLMGQLTATQDPRVSGNGELFDSYPYTGGAPKFRKSIRRP; this comes from the coding sequence ATGTTCGACGTCTTTAATTCGAGGCGCAGGTGTATCCTGGCTGTGTGGGGCTTGTTCGTATTTGCTGTTGTTATCGTGGGTGCTTGGGAGCCAGTACGTGCAGAACGCCCCAATATCCTGTTTGCCATTGCCGATGATTGGGGGTGGCAGGCCGGTGCGTATGGCGATCCGGTTGTCAAAACGCCTACCTTCGATCAACTTGCCACGGACGGAGTTCTTTTCACCCACGCATTCGTATCGTCGCCTTCCTGTACGCCCTCTCGAGCGGCGATTGTCACTGGACAGTATCATTGGCGGCTCAAGCAAAGCGCGAATCTGTATGGACCGTTGCAGAATGACTTTCCCGTTTATCCCGATTTGCTCAAGCAGGCGGGGTACCATGTGGGTGCCACTCGCAAGGGCTGGGGGCCGGGACAATTTGCGGCTGGCGGTCGTGACATCAATCCGGCAGGTAAGAACTACAAAAACCTCAAGCAGTTTCTCGATCAACGTCCGGCCGATGTTCCCTTTTGCTTTTGGTTTGGTAGTCAGGACCCGCATCGTGGATATCAAGCAGGTGTTGGAAAAGCCAGCGGAATTCAAATTGACAAAATTGAGTTGCCGGCATGCTTTCCCAATAGCGACGCCGTGCGCAGCGATGTGGCGGACTATTATTGGGAAGTACAGCGATTCGATCGCGAAGTGGGTGAGCTGATCGAACAGTTGCGAGATCGCCAGTTGCTGGATAATACCATTATTGTGATGACCGGTGATCACGGCATGCCATTTCCGCGTTGTAAAGGCAACCTCTATGACAGTGGGGTTCGAGTGCCTTTGGTGATTCGTTGCCCCGATCGGTTCTCACCCGGTCGTCGAAGCTCGGACTTCGTTAGTTTGGTCGATTTGGCACCGACGTTTCTGGAAGTTGCCGGAGTGCCTGTGCCGCCCGAGATGACCGGTCGCAGTCTTGCCGGTCGATTGCTTGATAATGCGGGATATCAAGCACGTGAATTTGTCATTACTGGAAAAGAACGGCATGTGCCCGGGCAGGAGGGAACGGATTCGGGGGGGACGCCCATGCGATCGATTCGTGAGCAAGACTATCTTTTGATTAAGAATTTCCGTCCCGATCGTTGGCCGGCGGGCACGCCTAATCATCAAGTGGCTTTTTTGTCAGGCGCCTGGTATTCGGATGTTGATAATGGTCCCACAAAAAACTACATGATCGATAATCGAAATCTTGATGATACTCATCAAGCTCTGTTCAATGCGGCTTTTGCAAAGCGCCCTGCGATGGAGCTGTATGACTTGAAGAAGGATCCCGACCAACTGCGAAATGTGGCACAAGAGGCAGCCTATGCAGATGTAGTTCAGCGGCTCGAGGAACAGCTGATGGGGCAACTGACTGCCACGCAGGATCCACGCGTTTCCGGAAACGGTGAACTATTTGACTCGTATCCCTATACCGGTGGGGCGCCAAAGTTTCGCAAATCGATTCGGCGTCCCTAA
- a CDS encoding glycosyl transferase: protein MPDFDQTGAITTIHDLGTVRGSDLERDLTIAAQNYPIGLVLPITAADMRAQPFGTIVDQLIRAQFIDTIVVVLNRATELADYREMQRLLRPLGNKGHILWTDGPRGSALIEELNSTGFNLSIPGKGRAVWMAFGYLLADPRLKAFVLHDCDIVNYEREILVRLCLPMAHPGLDFDFCKAYYARCTDKMHGRVVRLLIAPLLRALISVLGNDDFLLFLNSYRYPLAGEFAVTSTLARSNRIPSDWGLEVGTLAEVFRNTSPKRCCQVDLGRLYEHKHQALSLDDPTKGLMKMTADILSSIFRTLASRGIVFEPGHFVSIRSAYLRTAQDAIRQYHADSLMNSLNYERHSEEAAIEGFSEQIMASGVEFHQDPAGSEAMPTWTRVLSAFPDFPQRLRTAATEDAIEHASD from the coding sequence GTGCCAGACTTTGACCAGACAGGTGCCATCACAACCATTCACGATCTCGGCACGGTTCGCGGTAGCGACCTTGAACGCGATCTCACAATCGCCGCACAGAACTATCCCATTGGACTTGTGCTACCGATCACCGCCGCGGACATGCGAGCCCAGCCTTTCGGCACCATCGTTGACCAACTGATTCGCGCACAGTTCATTGACACGATCGTCGTCGTGCTCAATCGAGCCACTGAATTGGCGGACTACCGAGAAATGCAGCGATTACTTCGCCCCCTTGGTAACAAGGGACACATTCTTTGGACAGACGGTCCACGTGGTTCCGCCTTGATTGAAGAATTGAATTCCACCGGTTTCAATTTATCGATCCCTGGCAAGGGGCGGGCGGTTTGGATGGCATTCGGCTACTTGTTGGCCGATCCACGACTGAAGGCGTTTGTGCTTCATGATTGCGACATCGTGAATTACGAGCGAGAAATCCTGGTTCGTTTGTGTTTGCCGATGGCACACCCGGGACTGGATTTTGATTTCTGCAAAGCCTACTACGCACGCTGCACCGACAAAATGCACGGCCGCGTCGTCCGACTACTGATTGCACCACTCTTACGCGCCTTGATATCAGTGCTTGGCAACGACGATTTCTTGCTCTTCTTAAATAGCTACCGATATCCGCTTGCCGGTGAATTCGCAGTCACCTCAACCTTGGCCCGATCCAACCGCATCCCAAGTGATTGGGGCCTTGAAGTTGGTACACTTGCTGAAGTCTTCCGAAACACTTCACCCAAACGCTGCTGCCAGGTTGACCTGGGCAGACTCTACGAACACAAACATCAGGCGTTATCATTGGACGACCCAACAAAAGGTCTCATGAAAATGACCGCCGACATCCTCAGCAGCATTTTCCGTACTTTGGCTAGTCGCGGTATCGTATTCGAACCGGGTCACTTCGTCTCAATTCGTTCCGCTTATCTGCGTACCGCTCAAGACGCCATTCGGCAGTATCATGCCGATTCCCTCATGAACTCACTCAATTATGAACGGCATTCCGAGGAGGCGGCCATCGAAGGTTTCTCCGAGCAAATTATGGCGTCAGGAGTGGAATTCCACCAAGACCCAGCTGGATCGGAAGCGATGCCGACCTGGACGCGCGTGCTGTCCGCCTTCCCTGACTTTCCGCAACGATTGCGAACGGCTGCGACCGAAGATGCGATTGAACATGCCAGCGATTGA
- a CDS encoding alpha-amylase family glycosyl hydrolase: protein MTSRILDLSQLFRRLERLYGSLAELYLSKIVDLIQKHSADAPAGLGWSQNDVVLITYGDQVQADSEPPLATLHRFLTENHLDPLINTVHLLPFCPYSSDDGFSVIDYRQVDPNLGGWDDIERLGTDCGLMFDLVLNHISSQSDWFQSYLKGEEPYSRFFIECEPDADLSAVIRPRSLPLLTRFQTDRGERFVWTTFSADQIDLNFSNPDVLIEMLDVLLLYASRGARIVRLDAIAYLWKSVGTNCIHLEQTHELVKLMRDVLEATHPNVLILTETNVPHRENVSYFGDGDEAQMVYQFSLPPLLLDAFVNKDPTPLRSWLSQLEPPCPGTTYFNFTASHDGIGVRPLEGLIEPQRLQTLVDHVHRRGGQVSTKANSDGANSPYELNIAYVDAIGEAGLSDESHAHRFLACQAVMLALQGIPGIYFHSLVGSRNDLEGMKESNQPRRINRHKYALPDLQQRLSNDMLQHHIFEGYQELLGLRQQHTAFHPDAQQSVIDSNHPELLAFTRTSVDESDLILCITNFGEAPISIDLTLLSRQAFSKDLISRTATQEGVYSLPPGTTAWLT, encoded by the coding sequence ATGACTTCTCGGATACTCGATCTGTCGCAACTTTTTAGACGCCTGGAACGTTTATATGGTTCTTTGGCGGAGCTTTATCTTTCTAAAATCGTTGATTTGATTCAAAAGCACTCCGCAGACGCTCCCGCCGGACTCGGTTGGAGTCAAAACGACGTGGTTTTGATCACGTACGGTGACCAAGTCCAAGCTGACTCGGAGCCTCCACTGGCAACACTACACCGTTTTCTGACCGAAAATCATTTAGATCCGCTGATCAACACCGTTCATTTGCTCCCATTTTGCCCTTATTCCTCCGACGATGGCTTTTCGGTCATCGACTATCGACAGGTCGACCCGAACCTCGGTGGTTGGGACGACATCGAACGGCTCGGGACTGATTGCGGCCTCATGTTCGACTTAGTGCTCAACCACATTTCCAGTCAAAGCGATTGGTTTCAGAGTTATCTCAAGGGAGAGGAGCCATACTCGCGTTTTTTCATTGAATGCGAGCCTGATGCCGACTTATCCGCCGTCATACGGCCGCGCAGTTTGCCGCTGCTCACCCGGTTTCAAACCGATCGAGGCGAGCGTTTTGTTTGGACCACCTTTAGCGCCGATCAAATTGACCTCAATTTCTCCAATCCCGATGTCCTGATCGAGATGCTTGATGTGTTACTGTTGTATGCCAGCCGGGGTGCACGCATCGTCCGCTTGGATGCAATCGCCTACCTCTGGAAGTCGGTTGGCACCAACTGCATCCATCTAGAGCAAACGCATGAGCTGGTTAAGCTGATGCGAGATGTTTTAGAGGCGACCCATCCGAATGTCTTGATACTAACCGAAACCAATGTTCCTCACCGTGAAAACGTCAGTTATTTTGGCGACGGTGATGAAGCACAGATGGTCTATCAATTCAGTTTACCGCCGCTATTGCTCGACGCATTTGTGAATAAGGATCCAACGCCTCTTCGGTCTTGGCTAAGCCAACTTGAACCGCCTTGCCCCGGAACAACCTACTTCAATTTCACTGCTTCACACGACGGTATCGGAGTCCGCCCACTCGAAGGACTTATTGAGCCGCAACGACTTCAAACTTTGGTCGACCATGTCCATCGCCGCGGCGGACAAGTCAGTACAAAGGCAAATTCAGATGGTGCAAATTCGCCGTATGAACTTAACATCGCTTATGTGGACGCCATCGGTGAGGCAGGACTCAGCGACGAGAGCCACGCACATCGATTCCTCGCCTGCCAAGCAGTGATGCTTGCTTTACAGGGAATACCCGGCATTTACTTTCATAGTCTCGTCGGATCTCGCAATGACCTCGAGGGCATGAAAGAATCAAATCAACCGCGGCGGATCAATCGACACAAGTACGCATTGCCGGACCTCCAACAGCGACTTAGCAACGACATGCTTCAACATCACATCTTTGAGGGCTATCAAGAATTACTTGGTTTACGTCAGCAACACACGGCCTTTCATCCAGACGCGCAGCAGTCGGTGATCGATTCCAACCATCCCGAATTGTTGGCGTTCACACGAACCAGTGTTGACGAGAGCGATTTAATTCTCTGCATTACAAATTTCGGAGAGGCGCCGATATCGATCGACCTGACTCTTTTATCCAGGCAAGCGTTCAGCAAAGACCTGATTTCTCGAACAGCAACCCAGGAAGGGGTTTATTCACTACCTCCAGGCACAACAGCATGGCTGACCTAA
- a CDS encoding HlyD family efflux transporter periplasmic adaptor subunit — protein sequence MPGQLIRIAYLISFSAVFLVTAAVTANERQALRHQGVLLGSQIAPIASTLAAKIRTIVPEGTVVKRGDLLVTLDDTDINKQLDKQQVNTKNYAKSLADARMEVESLTAEHQLEIKIADKAIEVAELERSHALGENGHHQQALTLAEGKYQESLLMVQLVNRTLEQLKGQTEADSVEWLKARREATQANTSLQVATQNLQHLQGAGLDLLRTTLELSLLQAKIERIAISRKQREAIQQVSKTLVSRERALQSATKRLEQYEEYLAQCQIFAPFDAIVQWPDNAAKNAALPAIGPGTAVRPGRPILQLVKADSFEVELQINEGTLAQVHVDQPATIQFEAAPGSSFSGRVDRIYRRPQGAQATNQGTYNVRVSVDSPSPSLRVGMTATVDLQPRP from the coding sequence ATGCCAGGTCAATTAATTAGGATTGCCTACCTCATTTCATTCTCGGCTGTCTTCCTCGTAACTGCCGCCGTGACCGCAAATGAACGGCAGGCACTCAGGCATCAAGGTGTGTTGCTTGGTTCTCAAATCGCTCCCATCGCCAGTACCTTGGCAGCCAAGATACGCACTATTGTACCCGAGGGTACGGTGGTCAAACGAGGGGATCTCCTCGTAACGCTTGACGACACGGACATCAATAAGCAACTCGACAAACAGCAAGTCAACACCAAGAACTATGCGAAGTCACTCGCCGACGCGAGAATGGAAGTCGAATCGTTGACAGCCGAACATCAACTCGAAATTAAGATCGCTGACAAAGCAATCGAAGTCGCTGAACTTGAACGGAGCCACGCACTGGGTGAGAACGGACATCATCAGCAGGCATTGACTCTTGCCGAAGGCAAATATCAGGAATCACTTTTAATGGTACAGCTAGTTAATCGAACGCTTGAACAACTGAAGGGTCAGACCGAAGCAGACTCGGTCGAATGGCTCAAGGCACGTCGTGAGGCAACCCAAGCAAACACATCGCTTCAAGTCGCGACGCAAAATCTGCAGCATTTACAAGGGGCTGGGCTGGACCTCCTGAGAACCACCCTCGAACTGAGCCTACTCCAAGCCAAGATCGAACGCATTGCCATTTCACGAAAACAGCGTGAGGCAATTCAGCAGGTCAGCAAGACGTTGGTGAGCCGAGAACGAGCGCTTCAATCAGCGACGAAGCGTTTGGAGCAATATGAAGAATACCTGGCTCAGTGTCAGATTTTTGCTCCCTTTGATGCAATTGTTCAATGGCCAGACAACGCTGCTAAGAACGCAGCCCTGCCTGCTATCGGCCCGGGCACTGCCGTCAGGCCCGGCCGTCCAATCCTTCAACTGGTCAAAGCGGACAGCTTTGAGGTTGAACTACAAATTAACGAGGGAACCCTCGCTCAAGTCCACGTTGACCAACCGGCCACCATCCAATTCGAAGCAGCTCCAGGCAGCTCCTTTTCAGGTCGAGTCGACCGCATCTATCGCCGCCCTCAGGGCGCCCAAGCGACCAATCAGGGCACTTATAACGTACGTGTGTCGGTCGATTCCCCCAGCCCGAGTCTGCGTGTCGGAATGACCGCAACGGTTGACCTTCAGCCCCGTCCATAG
- a CDS encoding GNAT family N-acetyltransferase has protein sequence MAPVSTKTTYLEMLQSPCLTIPSSNQESVAIERSGKLSATAYRSLYNSVGSDYHWTDRNLLRDDELEAIVQHSLVEIFLLTVKGRQAGFAELDRRCAGQIELAYFGLLPNYIGLGLGKYFLSWIVKQAWSYAPDRLWVHTCDLDHRAALSNYERVGFRVYDEQVLPQHVEDEQA, from the coding sequence ATGGCACCGGTTTCGACGAAGACAACCTACCTTGAGATGCTGCAATCGCCATGTCTTACGATTCCGTCATCGAACCAAGAATCGGTGGCGATTGAACGATCGGGAAAACTGTCGGCGACAGCTTACAGGTCACTGTATAACTCAGTTGGCAGTGACTATCATTGGACGGATCGGAACCTGCTTCGAGATGATGAGCTCGAGGCGATTGTTCAACATTCTTTGGTTGAGATATTTTTGTTGACCGTTAAGGGACGACAGGCTGGTTTTGCGGAACTCGATCGGCGATGTGCGGGGCAGATCGAACTGGCCTATTTTGGGCTCTTGCCAAACTACATTGGGTTGGGACTGGGCAAGTACTTTTTATCTTGGATCGTAAAGCAAGCTTGGTCCTATGCACCCGATCGATTATGGGTCCACACTTGTGATCTCGATCATAGGGCAGCTCTGTCGAATTATGAGAGAGTTGGATTTCGGGTTTATGACGAGCAGGTGCTCCCGCAGCATGTTGAGGATGAGCAAGCTTAG